A region of the Corynebacterium endometrii genome:
GTCACCGGCTACCGGGTAGCGCTCCTTGCGGAACGCAACGGTTACATCGTCGAGCTCGGTGCCGAGGGCAGCAAGCTCAGTCTCGCTCATGCCTTTCAGCTGAGCCTCAGTGTAATTCTTCTTTACGTTGCTCATGAGCGAGATCCAATCCACATTGCAGCAGCACACAGGGCGGTGATGCCGATAATCCACATTGCTAGACCCTCAGCAACTGGGCCAAGACCGCCAAGGTCCCAACCCGCCGGGCTGGGGGTTTCACCAGCGGACTTCAGGAATGCAATGATGTCCTTCTTCTCATCGGCGGTCAGCTGACGATCGGAGAACTTAGGCATGTTCTGAGGGCCGGTGAGCATTGCCTGGTAAATCTCCTGCTCGTTGGCCGGAGCCAGCGGTGGAGCGTACTTACCGGAGGACAGTGCGCCGCCCTGGCCGGTGAAGTTGTGGCAGGACGCGCAGTTCATGCGGAAGAGCTCGGAACCTCGCGCTACGTCCTCGGCCTGGATCTGGCCGTTGTAGTTAGCGCCGCGCAGGGACTCCTGGGCAATAATCTTGTTGCCCTTCTCGTCGTACTGCACGTTACCGTTCTCATCCGTCTCGTAAACTACGTCCGGACCGCCACCGTTAGCGGCAACGTAGGCCGCAAGGGCCATGGTCTGCTGCTCGGTGTAGCGTGGGGTTTTGCGCTCAGCCTGTGCATCGTTAGACATCATCGGCATACGGCCGGAGTGGACCTGGAAGTACACCGCACCGGAGCCGATACCGATGAGTGATGGGCCACGGTCATCGACGCCCTGCAGGTTCGCACCGTGGCAGGTGATACAAGCTACGTCGTAGATGTCCTTGCCTTCTTGGATGAGGGCTTGGTCGTCCTTCTGCGCGGTTGCAACCTGAGCGTCCGGGGTCAAGGCGGTAGCCAGGACGCCAGCACCGGTCAGGCCGATGGTCAGCGCGAAGGTACCCGCAAGCGTGCGCTTCGCCTTGCGGCGACGGCGGGTCTTCTTAGCCGCTACGGCAGCAGGGGTCTTGCCTGCTGCCTGTGCGGCAGAATTAGAATTGCTATCCATCATTTTCCTTAGAATAAGTCGTGCTCGGAAAGTGAAGGCTGTAGGCCAGTGAAACCACCGGCTTCACTACGGCCTACTGTACGAGGTAGATAACGACAAAAACGCCGATCCAGATGATGTCCACGAAGTGCCAGTAGTAGGACACTGCCATTGCCGCAGTTGCCTGCGATGGCGTGAACTTGGTCTTGGCCACACGAATGAGAACGATCACGAAGGCAAGAATGCCGGCGGTCACGTGTGCCGCGTGGAAACCGGTCAGAATGTA
Encoded here:
- the qcrC gene encoding cytochrome bc1 complex diheme cytochrome c subunit, encoding MMDSNSNSAAQAAGKTPAAVAAKKTRRRRKAKRTLAGTFALTIGLTGAGVLATALTPDAQVATAQKDDQALIQEGKDIYDVACITCHGANLQGVDDRGPSLIGIGSGAVYFQVHSGRMPMMSNDAQAERKTPRYTEQQTMALAAYVAANGGGPDVVYETDENGNVQYDEKGNKIIAQESLRGANYNGQIQAEDVARGSELFRMNCASCHNFTGQGGALSSGKYAPPLAPANEQEIYQAMLTGPQNMPKFSDRQLTADEKKDIIAFLKSAGETPSPAGWDLGGLGPVAEGLAMWIIGITALCAAAMWIGSRS